Proteins from a genomic interval of Deltaproteobacteria bacterium:
- a CDS encoding class I SAM-dependent RNA methyltransferase: MYTYRKTHRYFAQIADGLEDAGSREIAALGAREIQPAYRGIYFKADTADLFRINYGARIITRILAPLLTFDCHSPKYLRKTAGSIRWSDFLSPDETFAVFANVSDSRIRHSRYAALCLKDAIADFFRETCGRRPDVETKTPDVWFSLHIHRNRATISLDTSGGSLHRRGYRKASVEAPMQETVAAAIIRMSGWEGERALYDPMCGSGTLITEALMAYCRIPAGFLRKHFGFASLPEFETAAWGKIKAEMDRKIRPLPPGLIFAGDRSKQAVAATRKNLVTLPGHEGVDLRCRDFRKIEEIRNAVLVCNPPYGIRLGKESDLGNFYKEFGDFLKQRCRGTSAYLYFGNREMIKKIGLKPSWKKPLKNGGLEGRLVKYEMY; encoded by the coding sequence ATGTACACCTATCGGAAAACTCACCGCTACTTCGCTCAGATCGCCGATGGTCTGGAAGACGCGGGAAGCCGGGAGATTGCGGCGCTGGGCGCCCGGGAAATCCAACCGGCCTACCGGGGGATCTATTTCAAGGCGGATACAGCCGATCTTTTCCGGATCAACTACGGCGCACGCATAATCACCCGGATCCTGGCGCCCCTTCTCACCTTCGACTGTCACAGCCCGAAGTATCTTCGCAAGACGGCCGGGTCGATCCGATGGTCCGATTTCCTCTCCCCCGATGAGACCTTTGCCGTCTTTGCAAATGTCTCGGACAGCCGTATCCGTCACTCCCGGTATGCAGCCCTCTGTTTGAAGGACGCAATTGCCGATTTTTTCCGGGAGACCTGCGGCAGACGGCCCGATGTCGAGACCAAAACTCCGGACGTCTGGTTCAGCCTGCACATCCACCGGAACCGGGCGACGATCAGCCTCGACACCTCCGGCGGATCTCTTCACCGTCGGGGTTACCGGAAGGCCTCGGTGGAGGCGCCCATGCAGGAGACGGTGGCGGCGGCGATCATCCGGATGTCGGGCTGGGAGGGAGAGCGGGCGCTTTACGATCCCATGTGCGGTTCCGGGACCCTGATCACCGAGGCCTTGATGGCCTACTGCCGGATTCCGGCCGGTTTTCTGCGAAAGCACTTCGGTTTTGCGTCCCTCCCCGAGTTCGAGACGGCCGCATGGGGAAAAATAAAGGCGGAGATGGACAGGAAAATTCGGCCCTTGCCGCCGGGGTTGATCTTTGCCGGGGACCGTTCAAAACAGGCCGTTGCGGCGACACGAAAGAACCTGGTGACGCTCCCCGGCCATGAAGGGGTCGATCTTCGCTGTCGTGATTTTCGCAAGATCGAAGAGATCCGGAACGCTGTCCTCGTCTGCAATCCTCCTTACGGCATCCGCCTCGGGAAGGAATCAGACCTGGGAAATTTTTACAAAGAGTTCGGGGATTTTCTGAAGCAGCGCTGCCGGGGCACCAGCGCCTATCTCTACTTCGGCAACCGGGAAATGATCAAGAAAATCGGGCTCAAGCCTTCCTGGAAGAAACCGCTGAAGAACGGCGGACTGGAAGGGCGACTGGTCAAATATGAGATGTATTGA
- a CDS encoding DUF2232 domain-containing protein translates to MGHPYFQKIFASPRTWLPQAVLGTTFFFSAFLVVEISPAFFFLAILPMILSPIFLVLTTWRYGNPLGVAVAALSAGFILLLFNLPVLLIFVTQFAVVGILLGDGLRKKIPAMGLLYSTSLVSTLLIIAAGAVYLSYSGMDFSALLAKGSESLRLAAQENARRFQLTPEQKMQYEQGLKGMIAFVKVAYPALIFMNAFSIVCLNLLVPLHLAGYLGLDRSHVPPLEELTIPFGWVWGLILSGMLYLLKIPYLKWVGLNIALIFLLAYLIQGYGILTFFLQRTRLPRIVKGVIYIIFLLQPTLILLLCGAGLFETWFHFRQRAAAKEK, encoded by the coding sequence ATGGGTCATCCCTATTTCCAGAAGATCTTTGCCTCTCCCCGCACCTGGCTGCCTCAGGCCGTTCTGGGAACCACGTTCTTTTTCTCCGCCTTCCTGGTGGTGGAGATCTCGCCGGCCTTCTTTTTCCTGGCCATCCTTCCGATGATCCTCTCCCCTATTTTTCTCGTTCTCACCACCTGGCGCTACGGCAATCCCCTGGGGGTGGCTGTTGCGGCCCTGAGTGCCGGCTTCATTCTTCTTCTCTTTAATCTTCCGGTCCTGCTGATCTTCGTGACGCAGTTTGCCGTGGTCGGTATTCTGCTGGGCGACGGACTACGGAAAAAAATCCCTGCCATGGGACTGCTCTACTCAACCTCCCTGGTCTCTACCCTTCTGATCATTGCCGCCGGGGCCGTTTACCTCTCCTATTCCGGGATGGATTTTTCCGCCCTTCTCGCCAAAGGGAGCGAATCCCTGCGGCTGGCCGCGCAGGAGAATGCCCGTCGGTTTCAACTCACACCGGAGCAGAAGATGCAGTATGAACAGGGGCTGAAGGGGATGATCGCCTTCGTGAAGGTCGCCTATCCGGCCCTGATCTTCATGAATGCTTTCTCCATCGTCTGCCTGAACCTGCTGGTCCCCCTGCACCTGGCGGGGTACCTCGGACTCGATCGCTCCCATGTCCCCCCCCTGGAGGAACTGACGATTCCCTTCGGCTGGGTCTGGGGACTTATCCTCTCGGGGATGCTCTATCTTCTGAAGATCCCGTACCTGAAATGGGTGGGGCTCAACATCGCCCTTATCTTCCTGCTGGCCTACCTGATCCAGGGATACGGGATCCTCACCTTCTTTCTCCAGCGGACCCGCCTGCCGAGAATCGTCAAGGGTGTAATCTATATCATTTTTCTTCTGCAGCCAACCCTGATCCTTCTTCTCTGTGGTGCCGGACTCTTCGAAACCTGGTTCCATTTCCGGCAGCGGGCGGCGGCAAAAGAGAAATGA
- the prmC gene encoding peptide chain release factor N(5)-glutamine methyltransferase translates to MPAAVRSSQVLLCDLLSRGASYLRNLGVPNPHHDAEELLAFVLRRPRLSLYLEGPSLSVEEEDRYRSLLERRGKREPLQYIEGEVSFFGRSFTVNPDVLIPRPETELFVEEILKRTDCLRRTIDVGTGSGCIAVTLLCERPGATVLAIDLAGEALRVACTNAARHRVSDRFQALRGNLLSALTVEYRADLIVANLPYVPETTREQLQPEVRDYEPHAALFAGPDGLSLIERMIREAGTLLRPGGRLALEIGEGQGAKVRDLLKNAGGFHTIEVVQDLAGWERMAFAVRGG, encoded by the coding sequence ATGCCGGCCGCTGTGCGAAGTAGTCAGGTGCTGCTCTGTGATCTTCTCTCCCGGGGAGCATCCTATCTCCGCAATCTCGGGGTACCGAACCCGCATCATGATGCTGAAGAACTGCTTGCCTTTGTCCTTCGAAGACCCCGGCTCTCCCTCTATCTGGAGGGTCCATCCTTATCGGTTGAAGAAGAGGACCGTTACCGGTCTCTGCTGGAACGCCGCGGGAAACGGGAACCGCTGCAATATATTGAAGGGGAGGTCTCATTCTTCGGCCGATCCTTTACGGTCAATCCGGATGTGCTGATTCCCCGGCCGGAAACGGAGCTCTTCGTCGAAGAGATCTTAAAGCGCACCGATTGCCTTCGCCGGACTATCGATGTCGGCACCGGCAGCGGTTGTATCGCCGTGACCCTCCTCTGTGAAAGACCCGGAGCAACAGTCCTGGCCATCGACCTTGCCGGAGAAGCGCTCCGTGTGGCCTGCACAAATGCGGCACGCCATCGTGTGTCGGACCGGTTCCAGGCACTTCGGGGAAATCTGTTGTCGGCTTTAACGGTCGAATACCGGGCGGATTTGATCGTTGCAAATCTTCCTTATGTTCCCGAGACGACGCGGGAACAGCTTCAGCCGGAGGTCCGAGACTACGAACCTCATGCCGCCCTTTTTGCCGGACCGGACGGACTGTCTCTGATTGAAAGGATGATTCGGGAGGCCGGAACCCTTCTCCGGCCGGGGGGGCGATTGGCCCTGGAAATCGGTGAGGGGCAGGGGGCGAAGGTACGGGATCTGCTGAAAAATGCCGGCGGGTTCCATACGATTGAAGTCGTCCAAGATCTTGCCGGATGGGAACGGATGGCCTTTGCCGTCCGTGGAGGTTGA
- the prfA gene encoding peptide chain release factor 1 encodes MLEKLKEVESRYDEITRKMSDPEVISDQKQFQPLAKEHSRLTGIVEKYRAYRKVLDDLAAAKEVLAESGGDAEMTEMAELEIGELQGRQETLEKELKLLLLPKDPNDDKNIFLEIRAGTGGEEAALFAADLFRMYSRYAENAGWRVEIMNSNPTGVGGLKEIIALIEGHGAYSRLKYESGVHRVQRIPVTETGGRIHTSAVTVAVLPEAEEVEVEINSSDLKIDVFRSSGPGGQSVNTTDSAVRVTHLPSGLVVICQDEKSQLKNKAKALKVLRARLLDRLQAEQEDEIARNRKSQVGSGDRSERIRTYNFPQNRVTDHRIGLTLHKLEAILEGGLDEMIDVLTTTMEAEALKEA; translated from the coding sequence ATGTTGGAAAAACTCAAAGAAGTGGAAAGCAGATACGATGAGATCACACGAAAAATGAGTGACCCGGAGGTGATTTCCGATCAGAAACAGTTTCAGCCGCTGGCCAAAGAGCATTCAAGGCTTACGGGGATTGTCGAAAAATACCGGGCCTATCGGAAGGTCCTTGATGATCTTGCCGCAGCAAAAGAGGTTCTTGCGGAGTCCGGGGGCGATGCGGAAATGACGGAGATGGCGGAACTCGAGATCGGAGAACTTCAAGGTCGGCAGGAAACGCTGGAAAAAGAACTGAAACTGCTCCTTCTGCCTAAGGATCCGAATGATGACAAGAATATATTTCTGGAAATTCGCGCCGGAACCGGGGGTGAAGAGGCGGCCCTTTTTGCGGCGGATCTCTTCCGGATGTACAGTCGATATGCGGAAAATGCCGGCTGGCGTGTGGAGATCATGAACAGCAACCCAACGGGCGTCGGAGGTCTGAAAGAGATTATCGCCCTCATCGAGGGGCACGGAGCCTACAGCCGTCTGAAATATGAAAGCGGCGTCCACCGGGTACAGCGGATTCCCGTCACCGAGACGGGCGGCCGCATCCATACCTCGGCCGTCACCGTTGCGGTCCTGCCCGAAGCGGAAGAGGTAGAGGTGGAAATCAATTCCAGCGACTTGAAGATCGACGTCTTCCGCTCCTCCGGACCCGGGGGCCAGAGCGTAAATACAACCGATTCCGCCGTCCGGGTGACCCATCTCCCCTCGGGGTTAGTGGTGATCTGCCAGGACGAGAAATCCCAGTTGAAGAACAAGGCCAAGGCGCTGAAAGTCCTCCGGGCACGGCTCTTGGACCGGCTTCAGGCGGAGCAGGAGGATGAAATCGCCCGGAACCGTAAGTCTCAGGTGGGAAGCGGGGACAGGAGTGAACGGATCCGTACCTACAACTTTCCCCAGAACCGGGTGACCGATCATCGGATCGGGCTGACCCTGCACAAGCTGGAGGCGATCCTGGAAGGGGGGCTTGATGAAATGATCGATGTCTTGACGACAACCATGGAAGCGGAGGCTTTGAAAGAGGCCTGA
- the rpmE gene encoding 50S ribosomal protein L31: MKDKIHPKYEETTITCTCGNVIETRSTQKDLKVEICSNCHPFYTGQQKIVDTEGRVEKFKKKYGLK; the protein is encoded by the coding sequence ATGAAAGACAAGATCCATCCGAAGTACGAAGAGACGACGATTACCTGTACCTGCGGGAACGTTATTGAAACACGATCCACCCAGAAAGACCTGAAGGTTGAGATCTGCTCCAACTGCCATCCTTTCTATACAGGACAGCAGAAAATCGTCGATACGGAAGGTCGCGTGGAAAAGTTCAAGAAGAAATACGGCTTGAAGTAA
- the guaA gene encoding glutamine-hydrolyzing GMP synthase — MTTRQQEKILILDFGSQYTQLIARRIRELHVYSEIRPCNESLKEIKAFAPSGLILSGGPSSVLEESAPLPDRGIFEMGIPVLGICYGMQLMTHQLGGEVTPSARREYGAATVRQEGGGDLFAGLEESLRVWMSHGDRIDSPPAGFVAIAESNNSPVAAMADDSRRFYALQFHPEVVHTPGGVEILKNFVYRICGCRPSWTMHSFVEQSIAEIRERVGGGRVLCALSGGVDSSVAAVLIHKAIGDRLTCIYVDNGLMRLGESEKVVKTFRDEFHINLQAVDASKRFLEKLSGVTDPEKKRKIIGNEFIQIFEEEAAKIGQVDFLAQGTLYPDVIESISFKGPSATIKSHHNVGGLPERMKLKLVEPFRELFKDEVRLVGVELSLPSDIIYRQPFPGPGLAIRILGEITAERLSILRRADAIVIEEIKGAGLYREIWQSFAVLLPIKTVGVMGDERTYDHVIAIRAVNSKDGMTADWVQLPYDLLSRISNRIINEVQGVNRVTYDISSKPPGTIEWE; from the coding sequence ATGACCACTCGCCAACAGGAAAAAATTCTGATCCTCGATTTCGGATCCCAGTATACTCAGCTTATCGCCCGGCGAATCCGGGAACTGCATGTTTACTCCGAGATCCGCCCCTGCAACGAATCCCTTAAAGAAATCAAGGCCTTTGCTCCTTCCGGCCTGATCCTCTCCGGCGGGCCTTCCAGTGTCCTGGAAGAGTCGGCTCCTCTCCCTGATAGGGGGATCTTCGAGATGGGGATCCCGGTCCTCGGGATCTGCTACGGCATGCAGCTCATGACGCATCAGCTCGGGGGAGAGGTTACGCCCTCCGCCCGCCGGGAATATGGCGCCGCAACGGTTCGGCAGGAAGGAGGAGGGGATCTCTTTGCAGGGTTGGAGGAAAGCCTTCGTGTCTGGATGAGTCACGGAGACCGGATTGATTCCCCCCCTGCCGGATTTGTAGCAATTGCCGAAAGCAATAATTCGCCTGTGGCGGCAATGGCCGATGACTCACGCAGATTCTATGCTCTTCAGTTCCACCCCGAGGTGGTCCATACTCCCGGCGGGGTAGAGATCCTGAAGAATTTCGTCTACCGAATTTGCGGTTGCAGACCAAGCTGGACGATGCATTCCTTCGTGGAACAGAGCATTGCCGAGATTCGGGAGCGGGTCGGAGGTGGCCGTGTTCTCTGCGCCCTTTCCGGCGGCGTCGACTCCTCCGTGGCGGCGGTACTGATCCACAAAGCGATCGGCGACCGGCTAACCTGCATCTATGTTGACAACGGCCTCATGCGTCTCGGCGAATCGGAAAAGGTGGTGAAGACCTTCCGGGACGAGTTTCACATCAACCTGCAGGCTGTTGATGCCTCGAAACGATTTCTCGAAAAACTCTCCGGTGTGACCGATCCGGAGAAGAAGCGGAAGATTATCGGCAACGAGTTTATTCAGATATTCGAGGAAGAGGCCGCCAAAATCGGGCAGGTTGATTTCCTGGCGCAGGGGACACTCTATCCTGATGTGATTGAGAGCATCTCCTTCAAGGGGCCGTCTGCAACGATAAAAAGCCACCACAATGTGGGCGGGCTTCCGGAACGGATGAAACTGAAACTTGTCGAACCCTTCCGGGAACTCTTCAAGGACGAGGTTCGTCTTGTCGGAGTGGAACTCTCCCTCCCGTCGGACATCATCTACCGCCAGCCATTCCCCGGTCCGGGGTTGGCAATCCGGATTTTGGGGGAGATCACAGCGGAACGTCTCTCCATCCTCCGCCGGGCGGATGCGATTGTGATCGAAGAGATCAAGGGGGCCGGTCTCTACCGGGAGATATGGCAGTCCTTTGCCGTTCTGCTCCCGATTAAGACGGTCGGTGTTATGGGTGACGAACGAACTTACGATCATGTCATCGCCATTCGTGCCGTGAATAGCAAGGACGGCATGACTGCTGACTGGGTCCAGCTCCCCTACGACCTGCTCTCCCGGATCTCCAACCGGATTATCAACGAGGTCCAGGGCGTCAACCGTGTTACCTACGACATCTCCTCCAAGCCCCCCGGCACCATTGAGTGGGAGTGA
- the guaB gene encoding IMP dehydrogenase encodes MTSPEEIRVGLTYDDVLLMPARSNVLPKDTDVATRLTAKIRLNIPLLSAAMDTVSEARMGIALAQEGGIAVIHKAMSVERQAMEVDKVKKSESGMIVDPITIEPDRKIHEALALMKKYRISGIPITRGTHLVGILTNRDLRFETRLDLPVADVMTKENLVTTSEGTDLESAKKILHQHRIEKLLVVDDDFNLKGLITIKDIEKKIKYPHACKDEFGRLRVGAAIGVGEEALERAERLTGSGVDILCVDTAHGHSEGVLQTVRAVKDAYPGVDLMAGNVATAKGVEDLITAGADTVKVGIGPGSICTTRVVAGTGVPQITAIMDCAAVGRKHDVPVIADGGIKYSGDITKAIVAGANAVMMGGILAGVEESPGETILFQGRSYKVYRGMGSLGAMEAGSKDRYFQEHQSEVKKLVPEGIEGRVPYKGPLSESVYQLVGGLRSGMGYSGCRTIPELQERGEFIRITNAGLRESHVHDVIITKEAPNYRME; translated from the coding sequence ATGACTTCTCCTGAAGAAATTCGTGTTGGACTTACCTATGATGATGTCCTGTTAATGCCGGCTCGGTCGAACGTGCTTCCCAAGGATACTGATGTTGCGACGCGTCTGACGGCAAAGATACGTCTGAACATCCCCCTGCTCAGTGCCGCCATGGATACCGTTTCCGAAGCCCGGATGGGGATTGCCTTGGCACAGGAGGGGGGAATCGCCGTGATTCATAAGGCCATGTCGGTAGAACGGCAGGCGATGGAGGTGGACAAGGTCAAAAAATCGGAAAGCGGCATGATCGTCGATCCGATTACCATCGAACCGGACCGGAAAATCCACGAAGCGCTGGCCCTGATGAAAAAGTACCGGATTTCCGGGATTCCCATTACCCGCGGTACCCATCTGGTCGGGATACTGACCAACCGGGATCTTCGTTTCGAAACTCGTCTCGATCTTCCTGTTGCCGATGTCATGACGAAGGAAAATCTCGTCACGACCTCCGAAGGGACGGATCTGGAGTCAGCGAAGAAGATCCTCCATCAGCATCGGATCGAAAAACTCCTTGTCGTAGATGATGATTTTAATCTCAAGGGTCTCATCACCATCAAGGATATAGAAAAGAAGATCAAGTATCCCCACGCCTGCAAGGATGAGTTCGGGCGCCTCCGGGTGGGAGCGGCGATCGGTGTCGGGGAGGAGGCCCTGGAACGGGCGGAGAGACTGACCGGTTCCGGTGTGGACATTCTGTGTGTCGATACGGCCCACGGCCACTCCGAGGGGGTGCTGCAAACCGTGAGAGCAGTCAAGGACGCCTATCCGGGGGTAGATCTGATGGCCGGGAATGTGGCCACGGCAAAAGGGGTGGAAGACCTAATCACCGCCGGTGCCGATACCGTTAAGGTGGGGATCGGACCGGGATCGATCTGCACAACCCGTGTGGTGGCGGGGACCGGTGTCCCCCAGATTACGGCCATCATGGACTGTGCCGCCGTGGGACGGAAACACGACGTCCCGGTCATTGCAGACGGGGGGATTAAGTATTCCGGTGATATCACCAAAGCGATCGTGGCCGGTGCGAATGCAGTCATGATGGGCGGCATCCTCGCCGGGGTGGAAGAGAGCCCGGGGGAGACAATTCTCTTCCAGGGGCGAAGTTACAAGGTCTATCGAGGAATGGGATCCCTGGGCGCCATGGAGGCCGGGAGCAAGGATCGTTATTTTCAGGAGCATCAATCCGAGGTGAAAAAGCTGGTCCCCGAGGGGATCGAGGGGCGCGTTCCCTACAAAGGACCTCTTTCGGAAAGTGTCTACCAACTTGTCGGCGGGCTTCGCTCCGGCATGGGTTATTCCGGTTGCCGGACGATCCCGGAACTGCAGGAGCGGGGGGAGTTCATCCGGATTACGAATGCCGGGCTCCGTGAGAGTCATGTCCATGATGTGATTATCACGAAAGAGGCGCCAAATTATCGAATGGAGTAA